TTAGATGATTATGGACAAGCCATGCATATTCAATGGAAAAATTTAATACTTCCAGCTATAGTTTTGGGAATTCGGCCGTTAGCAGTGGTTATTCAGCTCATGCGAAATTCACTGTTGGAGGTGTATAATCAAGATTTTATTCGCACCGCAAGAGCAAAAGGCTTAAGCGAATATCAAATTATTAGAAAACATGCCGTTAAAAATGCCTTGAATCCGGTAGTTACCGCCATTTCTGGATGGTTTGCATCTATGTTGGCAGGTGCTGTTTTTGTAGAATATATTTTTGGTTGGAATGGTCTCGGTAAAGAAATTGTAAATGCTTTAAATACACTGGACTTACCGGTTATAATGGGTTCTGTATTGATAATTGCGGTAATCTTCATAATTATCAATATTTTTGTCGATATTATTTATACGTGGTTGGATCCAAAAGTAGCGTTGGAATAGAATCCCTGTGAAAACAAGAACTTTATAAAATCATGCTTAAACTAAAGTCAAGCAGCACCCCCAGTCAAATATATTATTAAAAAGAAGCATAAAGCATTAAAAAAGTAGGAATATGAGAAAACAAATAGTTGCCGGAAATTGGAAAATGAATAATGATTTGTCGCAAACCGAATTGTTAATTACCAATTTAAAAAGACAGGTAAAAACCTCTGAAGCAGAAATGATGATAGCACCTTCATTTACCAATTTATGGTCTGCTTTTGAATCGCTTCGGGAATATGATGTTGAAGTTATTGCGCAAAACATGCACTTTGCAGAAAGTGGTGCCTATACAGGAGAGGTAAGTGCGGGTATGTTGAAAAGTGTTGGTATACAAACGGTAATTTTAGGCCATAGTGAGCGTCGTGCGTATTTTAATGAAACCGATGATTTATTAGCTGAAAAAGTTGATGCTGCTTTAAAAAATGATATGCGTGTAATTTTTTGTTTCGGGGAAGAATTAGCAGATAGAAAGTCTAATAATCATGAAACGGTTGTTGAAAACCAAATCAAGAATGGGCTGTTTCATTTGGATGCAGATGCTTTTAAAACTATTGTTTTAGCTTACGAACCCGTTTGGGCAATAGGAACTGGCGAAACCGCTAGTCCGGAACAAGCACAGGATATGCATGCATTTATCAGAAAAACTTTAACCAATAAATATGGACAAAGCGTAGCGGATTCAGTTTCCATATTATATGGTGGAAGCGTGAAACCTAATAATGCGCAGGAAATATTTTCCAAACCAGATGTAGATGGTGGCCTCATTGGTGGAGCAGCATTGAATGCCGACGATTTTATGACTATTGTTAATGCATTTTAAGTAAAAATATATGTCAAATACAATTTATATAGGTTACGATTTTACCGTAACCCCATTGCAGCCAGCTGTTGAAATTTTAATAGCCGAACTAGGCTATGCCGGTTTTGAGAGTTTTGTGGAAACAGAAACAGGCGTTACGGCTTACATTCAGAAAGACGAATGGCGAAGCGATATTTTAGAAGATATTCAAATTTTAGATTCCGATGAATTTGAAATAACATTCGAATTCAACGAAATAGAACAAGTAAATTGGAATGCCGAATGGGAGCGAAATTTCAATCCAATTATTGTGGATGATGTCTGTGCAGTTCGTGCCCCTTTCCATGAAAAGTTCGATACGAAATACGATATTATTATCGAACCCAAAATGAGTTTTGGAACAGGACATCATGAAACCACCCACATGATGATTCAGCATATTCTTAAAAATGATTTTACGGATAAAACCGTTTTAGATATGGGCTGTGGAACTGGTGTTTTGGCTATTTTAGCCGAAATGAAAGGGGCCAAAAAACTGGAAGCTATAGATATTGACAACTGGTGTTATTTAAATAGTGTGGAAAATGTGGAGCGTAACAACTGCCATAAAATTTCCGTATATGAAGGCGATGTTAGCTTGCTTAAAAATAAAGCTTACGATATAATTATTGCGAATATCAATAGAAACATATTGCTTCAGGACATTCCAGAATATGCTACTTGCCTAAATGCGAAAGGTTTGTTATTTTTAAGTGGATTTTATTTTGATGATATTCCGGTCCTTGAAGAACTTTGTAATAAAATGAACCTTAAACGCGTTGATACATTACAACGTAACGATTGGGTTGCTTTAAAATTCGAAAAAGAATAACCGTTAATTGAAGCTGGCTTCAAATAACGATAAATTTAAAAATTATGAGTACCAAAGAACAAACATTAGAAGATGTTCTCCTTAAAGAAGAGGTTTTAAAGGAAAACGAAATTATTCTTTATAATGATGATGTTAATACCTTTGATCACGTTATAAATACTTTAATTTACGCCTGTGATCATACAGCCGAACAAGCCGAACAATGTTCTATTTTAGTGCATTATAAAGGACAGTGCACGGTAAAAACAGGTTCTTATAAAGAGCTAGAACCACGATGCTCAATGCTTTTAGAAGCAGGTTTGAGTGCGGAGTTAATTTAAAAAAGGTACCCAAATTTATTTGGGTACCTCATTTAAGGAAATCCACTTGATTAAGTGTTAATCCTCCGATTAATAGCATAATAAATATCAAAAATAATTAGCTAAAAAACTATGATTTTTATCAGTATTCAAAATGTTTCTAGGTAGTTATTAAGTCTTCTTTTATTTTCTTCAATCACAATAACGGAACGTTTTGGTCATTTTTCGGTAGGCCATAAGCGGTTTTTCAAAAAGAAAAGGCTTTACAAATAGAAGTTTTTGTAGGTGTTTTTTTTTAAATGTATCCAAACTGATTTATATCATATATAAAACCGTTTTAAAGCTTTAAATTTAAAGATAAAGACTTTTATTTATGAATATCAATCAAATAAGAAATTTAGAATTTTTTCAAAACCTTGGAAAGTTGTTTTATGCTGTGGCTTTTGCCGATAAAAACATCGTTAAAGAAGAGTTTAGTACTTTAGTTTCATGTTTAGATGATTCGAGCTTCAGTCATATTTTTTTAGAAACAGAATTTAAATACCACGTTATATCAATATTTAATACATTGTATTTAGAACAAAGCGATGCACAAAAGTGCTTTGATGAATTTTTAGATTATAAAAAGCAGAATAATAACCTATTCTCAAAACCTATCAATGAAGCTATATTAAAAATGGCGAGTAAACTAGCAGCTAGTTTTTCTGGTCAAAACAAATCCGAGCTTATTATGCTTGTAAATTTGAGTA
Above is a window of Bizionia sp. M204 DNA encoding:
- the tpiA gene encoding triose-phosphate isomerase — encoded protein: MRKQIVAGNWKMNNDLSQTELLITNLKRQVKTSEAEMMIAPSFTNLWSAFESLREYDVEVIAQNMHFAESGAYTGEVSAGMLKSVGIQTVILGHSERRAYFNETDDLLAEKVDAALKNDMRVIFCFGEELADRKSNNHETVVENQIKNGLFHLDADAFKTIVLAYEPVWAIGTGETASPEQAQDMHAFIRKTLTNKYGQSVADSVSILYGGSVKPNNAQEIFSKPDVDGGLIGGAALNADDFMTIVNAF
- the prmA gene encoding 50S ribosomal protein L11 methyltransferase translates to MSNTIYIGYDFTVTPLQPAVEILIAELGYAGFESFVETETGVTAYIQKDEWRSDILEDIQILDSDEFEITFEFNEIEQVNWNAEWERNFNPIIVDDVCAVRAPFHEKFDTKYDIIIEPKMSFGTGHHETTHMMIQHILKNDFTDKTVLDMGCGTGVLAILAEMKGAKKLEAIDIDNWCYLNSVENVERNNCHKISVYEGDVSLLKNKAYDIIIANINRNILLQDIPEYATCLNAKGLLFLSGFYFDDIPVLEELCNKMNLKRVDTLQRNDWVALKFEKE
- a CDS encoding ATP-dependent Clp protease adaptor ClpS; protein product: MSTKEQTLEDVLLKEEVLKENEIILYNDDVNTFDHVINTLIYACDHTAEQAEQCSILVHYKGQCTVKTGSYKELEPRCSMLLEAGLSAELI